Proteins encoded by one window of Mycolicibacterium sp. ND9-15:
- a CDS encoding tellurite resistance/C4-dicarboxylate transporter family protein: MASGIVSIAMHSHRAYVLSVVLLWVACVAYVVLIALNLLRTLIFRSDVADDLADPRRAFGLFTFVAATGVLGTRLALDGHYPAAFTLLVVASLAWLVLGYVVPWTAVLGRSQRPVLQRANGTWFIWVVASQSIAVLAAVLQPVVAGGHRELALLAVFSWSVGVFLYGAAGLFVAARMLLYPLRPEDLTPPYWVAMGATAITVVAGARIVEMADAPMVAATRGLIAGTSVLFWAFGTWLIPPLLAAGIWRHVVHRIPLRYEAPLWSVVFPLGMYGVGGFYLGHADHLPLVQKIGSLESWVALAAWTVTFVAMLYHLLVTRVIGARTAPAQ, encoded by the coding sequence ATGGCGAGCGGAATCGTGTCGATCGCGATGCACAGCCACCGCGCGTACGTCCTTTCTGTTGTGCTGCTGTGGGTGGCGTGCGTTGCCTACGTCGTACTGATCGCGTTGAACCTGTTGCGCACGTTGATCTTCCGCAGTGACGTCGCTGACGACCTCGCTGATCCGCGCCGTGCATTCGGGTTGTTCACCTTTGTCGCCGCGACCGGTGTGCTCGGCACTCGACTGGCCCTGGACGGTCACTATCCGGCCGCTTTCACGCTCCTGGTGGTCGCCTCGCTGGCCTGGCTGGTCCTGGGCTACGTGGTGCCCTGGACAGCGGTGCTGGGCCGCTCCCAGCGGCCGGTACTGCAGCGCGCGAACGGTACCTGGTTCATCTGGGTGGTTGCCAGCCAGTCCATCGCGGTGCTCGCCGCCGTGTTGCAGCCCGTCGTCGCAGGCGGACATCGGGAACTGGCGTTGCTCGCCGTGTTTTCCTGGTCGGTGGGTGTGTTCCTGTACGGTGCCGCAGGGCTTTTCGTTGCCGCCCGGATGCTGCTCTACCCGTTGCGTCCGGAGGACCTGACCCCGCCCTACTGGGTGGCGATGGGTGCCACCGCGATCACCGTTGTCGCCGGCGCCCGCATCGTCGAGATGGCCGACGCGCCGATGGTCGCCGCTACCAGGGGTCTGATCGCCGGAACGTCGGTGCTGTTCTGGGCGTTCGGCACCTGGTTGATCCCACCGCTGCTTGCAGCTGGAATTTGGCGGCACGTGGTTCACCGCATTCCCCTTCGTTACGAGGCCCCACTCTGGAGCGTGGTGTTTCCGCTCGGCATGTACGGCGTGGGTGGGTTCTACCTGGGCCACGCCGACCATCTTCCGCTCGTGCAGAAGATCGGCTCCCTCGAGAGCTGGGTGGCGTTGGCGGCATGGACCGTGACCTTCGTGGCCATGCTGTACCACTTGCTGGTGACCCGCGTCATCGGCGCGCGGACCGCGCCTGCGCAGTGA
- a CDS encoding TetR/AcrR family transcriptional regulator, which translates to MAARANSADPRAERVRTRLREAAFALAHEQPVDRLTVGDIVARAGVSRQVFYQHFTDRDDAVATAVTVAFAAATADIGGDARVRVLRLFDFVAEHRAMYRNVVPSTVTQRVVAAFRGELTPACEEMAAAAIPSVSAIAGVGPEAVTRFLVGGFTEVLRSWMDDPDSTDLADRVRAALDTVNALLGVPEHSRGSHHG; encoded by the coding sequence ATGGCAGCACGTGCGAACAGCGCCGACCCCCGCGCCGAGCGAGTGCGCACCCGGCTTCGGGAGGCGGCGTTCGCGTTGGCACACGAGCAACCGGTCGACCGGTTGACTGTCGGTGACATCGTGGCGCGTGCCGGTGTCAGCAGGCAGGTCTTCTATCAGCACTTCACCGACCGCGACGACGCCGTCGCGACCGCCGTCACCGTGGCGTTCGCCGCGGCGACCGCCGACATCGGCGGGGACGCGCGCGTACGGGTCCTGCGGTTGTTCGACTTCGTCGCCGAACATCGGGCGATGTACCGCAACGTCGTGCCCAGCACGGTGACCCAACGCGTCGTCGCCGCATTCCGTGGCGAACTGACGCCGGCGTGCGAAGAGATGGCCGCTGCCGCCATCCCCTCGGTCTCGGCGATCGCCGGTGTGGGCCCAGAAGCCGTCACCCGGTTCCTCGTCGGCGGCTTCACCGAGGTTCTGCGGTCCTGGATGGACGACCCCGACTCCACCGACCTTGCCGATCGGGTGCGGGCCGCGCTCGACACCGTCAACGCCCTACTGGGCGTTCCCGAACATTCACGAGGTTCACACCATGGGTAG
- a CDS encoding nucleoside deaminase, with amino-acid sequence MAINDEDLARLGRCVELAREALDHGDEPFGSVLVDGTGRTLLEDRNRVKDGDHTRHPEFAIARWAAANMSAEQRADATVYTSGEHCPMCAAAHAWVGLGRIVYAASSAQLSRWLTEWGAPPPPVASLPITTVAPGVVVDGPATQFEETMKTLYETKFR; translated from the coding sequence GTGGCCATCAACGACGAGGATCTCGCCCGTCTCGGCCGCTGCGTGGAGTTGGCGCGAGAAGCGCTCGACCACGGCGACGAACCGTTCGGCTCCGTCCTCGTCGACGGCACCGGCCGTACGTTGCTCGAGGACCGTAACCGCGTCAAGGACGGTGACCACACCCGCCATCCGGAGTTCGCGATCGCCCGCTGGGCGGCGGCCAACATGTCCGCCGAGCAGCGCGCCGACGCGACCGTCTACACCTCCGGCGAGCACTGCCCGATGTGCGCGGCAGCCCACGCCTGGGTCGGCCTGGGACGCATCGTGTACGCCGCGTCGTCGGCGCAGCTGTCCCGGTGGCTGACCGAATGGGGTGCGCCGCCGCCGCCGGTGGCGTCACTGCCGATCACCACGGTCGCCCCCGGCGTCGTGGTCGACGGTCCGGCCACGCAGTTCGAAGAGACGATGAAGACCTTGTACGAGACGAAGTTCCGGTGA
- a CDS encoding alpha-amylase family glycosyl hydrolase, giving the protein MTEPAWVEHVIWWHLYPLGFVGAYPAEPPPGPEEHLLRRIVDWLDHAIGLGASGIALGPVFSSRTHGYDTTDHFRIDPRLGDGEDFETLVGEAHRRGLRVLLDGVFNHVGTDFANTSWFRKRGNEVVTFEGHGDLVALDHDNPAVVDYVVDVMTHWLRRGADGWRLDAAYAVADRFWAQVLPRVREQFPDAYILAEIIHGDYAQRVRATGFDSVTQYELWKAVWSSLNDGNFHELDWALVRHNDFLDTFVPATFVGNHDVTRIASRLDDIRHLEHALVLQMTTGGTPTVYAGDEFAYRGIKEERFGGDDAVRPQFATPPVSVDEHGDDVFRLHRYLIGLRRRHAWLHSARTCSLLLTNRRYVYQVGTGSESLIVALNIDDEPLPISLPELGFGRGEILAGSGAPPSHVVTMTEAGPHGWLVIAPR; this is encoded by the coding sequence GTGACCGAACCCGCCTGGGTCGAACACGTCATCTGGTGGCACCTCTACCCGCTCGGCTTCGTCGGCGCATATCCCGCCGAGCCGCCACCGGGACCGGAGGAGCACTTGCTGCGCCGCATCGTCGACTGGCTTGATCACGCGATAGGGCTCGGCGCGTCGGGCATCGCGCTCGGGCCGGTCTTCTCCTCGCGCACCCACGGTTACGACACCACCGACCACTTCCGCATCGACCCGCGACTCGGTGACGGCGAGGACTTCGAGACCCTCGTCGGCGAGGCGCACCGCCGCGGTCTGCGAGTACTGCTCGACGGCGTGTTCAACCATGTCGGAACTGATTTCGCCAACACGTCGTGGTTTCGCAAGCGCGGCAACGAAGTCGTCACGTTCGAAGGGCACGGCGATCTGGTCGCGCTGGATCACGACAACCCGGCGGTGGTCGACTACGTCGTCGACGTCATGACGCACTGGCTGCGCCGCGGCGCCGACGGCTGGCGCCTCGACGCGGCCTATGCCGTCGCCGACCGGTTCTGGGCCCAGGTGCTGCCGCGGGTCCGCGAGCAGTTCCCCGACGCATACATTCTCGCCGAGATCATCCACGGCGACTACGCGCAGCGCGTCCGCGCGACCGGCTTCGACTCGGTGACGCAGTACGAACTGTGGAAGGCCGTCTGGAGCAGCCTCAACGACGGCAACTTCCACGAGCTGGATTGGGCGCTGGTGCGGCACAACGACTTCCTCGACACCTTCGTGCCCGCGACATTCGTCGGAAACCACGACGTCACCCGTATCGCCAGCCGACTGGACGACATCCGCCACCTGGAACACGCGTTGGTGCTGCAGATGACGACCGGTGGTACGCCCACCGTGTACGCCGGTGACGAGTTCGCCTACCGGGGAATCAAGGAGGAACGGTTCGGCGGCGACGACGCTGTGCGGCCGCAGTTCGCCACCCCTCCGGTGAGTGTCGACGAGCACGGCGACGACGTGTTCCGGCTGCACCGGTACCTGATCGGACTGCGCCGACGCCACGCGTGGCTGCACTCGGCGCGCACCTGCTCGCTGCTGCTGACCAACCGCCGGTACGTCTACCAGGTTGGCACCGGGTCCGAATCGTTGATCGTCGCGCTCAACATCGACGACGAGCCGCTGCCGATTTCGTTACCCGAACTGGGGTTCGGCCGGGGGGAAATCCTGGCAGGGTCGGGAGCGCCGCCGTCGCACGTCGTGACCATGACCGAAGCTGGACCGCACGGGTGGTTGGTCATCGCGCCGCGTTGA
- a CDS encoding DUF1810 domain-containing protein: protein MASDESSTPHDPFDLQRFVDAQERVYDTVLAELRAGRKRSHWIWFVFPQLRGLGNSATAQRYGIASLEEARAYLAHDVLGPRLGECAHLVARSAQASADDLFGWPDKLKVRSSMTLFSRASDDPAVQAVFDQVLTKYYDGEPDPLTIERLNAAR, encoded by the coding sequence ATGGCTAGTGATGAATCGTCGACTCCGCACGACCCGTTCGACCTGCAGCGCTTCGTCGACGCGCAGGAGCGCGTGTACGACACCGTGCTGGCCGAGCTGCGGGCCGGCCGCAAACGTAGTCATTGGATCTGGTTTGTCTTTCCGCAGTTGCGCGGACTCGGCAACAGTGCGACGGCGCAGCGATACGGGATCGCCTCGCTCGAGGAGGCGCGGGCATACCTCGCTCACGACGTGCTGGGTCCGCGACTGGGGGAGTGTGCGCACCTGGTCGCGCGCAGCGCACAGGCGTCGGCCGACGACTTGTTTGGCTGGCCGGACAAGCTCAAGGTGCGGTCGTCGATGACGTTGTTCAGCCGAGCCTCCGACGACCCGGCTGTTCAGGCAGTCTTCGATCAAGTGCTGACGAAGTACTACGACGGCGAACCGGACCCCCTCACGATCGAACGCCTCAACGCGGCGCGATGA
- a CDS encoding alpha-hydroxy acid oxidase: protein MTRRVPRPRELAPLLRFKRPQLNATRRKLAAAMTIDDLRRLAKRRTPKAAFDYTDGAAEEELSLARARQAFRDIEFHPAILRDVSSVDTSATVLGARVALPFGIAPTGFTRLMHTEGEIAGARAAARAGIPFALSTLGTTSIEAVKCANPHGSNWFQLYMWKDRERSMALVERAAAAGYDALLVTVDVPVAGARLRDTRNGMSIPPTLTLRTVLDAALHPRWWFDLLTTEPLSFASLDRWPGTVAEYLDAMFDPTVTFDDLAWIRQQWPKKLVVKGIQTLDDARAVVGLGVDGIVLSNHGGRQLDRAPVPFHLLPRVATELGNTTEVLLDTGVMSGADVVAAIALGARFTLVGRAYLYGLMAGGEAGVDRAITILSEQVSRTMRLLGVKSLGELGPRHVTQLHRLRRGLSDPDRMSLE, encoded by the coding sequence GTGACGCGCCGCGTCCCCCGGCCCCGCGAGTTGGCGCCGTTGCTGCGGTTCAAGAGACCGCAACTGAACGCGACACGGCGCAAACTGGCCGCGGCCATGACGATCGACGACCTGCGACGGCTGGCCAAGCGCCGCACCCCGAAGGCGGCGTTCGACTACACCGACGGCGCGGCCGAAGAGGAACTATCGCTGGCGCGTGCCCGACAAGCGTTCCGCGACATCGAGTTTCACCCCGCCATCCTGCGCGACGTGTCGAGTGTGGACACAAGCGCGACAGTGCTCGGCGCCCGGGTCGCCCTGCCGTTCGGAATCGCGCCGACCGGCTTCACCAGGCTGATGCACACCGAGGGAGAGATCGCAGGCGCCCGTGCCGCGGCGCGTGCCGGCATCCCGTTCGCGCTGTCGACGCTGGGCACCACTTCGATCGAAGCCGTCAAGTGTGCGAACCCGCACGGAAGCAACTGGTTTCAGCTATACATGTGGAAAGACCGGGAGCGGTCGATGGCTCTCGTGGAACGGGCCGCGGCCGCGGGCTACGACGCGCTGCTCGTGACGGTCGACGTACCGGTAGCCGGTGCGCGCCTGCGCGACACCCGTAACGGGATGTCGATCCCGCCGACCCTGACGCTGCGCACCGTGCTCGACGCGGCCCTCCATCCGCGGTGGTGGTTCGACCTGCTCACCACCGAACCTCTGTCGTTCGCCTCACTGGATCGATGGCCGGGCACCGTCGCCGAATACCTCGACGCCATGTTCGACCCGACGGTGACCTTCGATGATCTCGCTTGGATCAGGCAGCAGTGGCCGAAGAAGCTGGTGGTCAAGGGAATTCAGACGCTCGACGACGCCAGGGCCGTTGTCGGCCTCGGTGTGGACGGCATCGTGCTGTCCAACCACGGAGGCCGCCAACTCGACCGCGCGCCGGTGCCGTTTCATCTGCTGCCGCGCGTCGCGACCGAACTCGGCAACACCACCGAGGTTTTGCTGGACACCGGGGTGATGTCCGGTGCCGACGTCGTCGCGGCGATCGCCCTCGGAGCGCGGTTCACGCTGGTGGGTCGTGCCTACCTCTACGGGCTGATGGCGGGCGGCGAGGCCGGCGTCGACAGGGCGATCACAATTCTTTCGGAGCAGGTCAGCCGCACAATGCGGCTACTCGGAGTGAAGTCTTTGGGCGAACTCGGTCCACGGCATGTCACTCAACTCCACCGACTGAGGCGGGGCTTGTCGGACCCCGACAGGATGTCACTCGAGTAA
- a CDS encoding esterase family protein produces the protein MNILERCRGTGTKLLRRMAVAALTVAALPGLIGFAGGSATAGAFSRPGLPVEYLDVFSPAMNRNIRIQFQGGGPHAVYLLDGLRAQDDYNGWDINTPAFEWYYQSGLSVVMPVGGQSSFYTDWYQPSRGNGQDYTYKWETFLTQELPAWLEANKGVSQNGNAVVGISMAGSTALTYSIYYPQKFIYAASLSGFLNPSEGWWPMLIGLAMQDAGGYNAESMWGPSSDPAWKRNDPMININQLVANNTRIWIYCGTGTPSDLDGGTAGQNLMAAQFLEGFTLRTNVTFKDRYVAAGGTNGVFNFPAQGTHSWGYWGQQLEMMKPDIQRVLGAQASA, from the coding sequence ATGAACATCTTGGAGAGGTGCCGAGGTACCGGTACAAAACTGTTGCGCCGAATGGCGGTGGCCGCCTTGACAGTCGCGGCGCTGCCCGGGCTGATCGGCTTCGCCGGGGGTTCGGCGACCGCGGGGGCGTTCTCCCGCCCGGGGCTGCCCGTCGAGTATCTGGATGTGTTCTCCCCGGCGATGAACCGCAACATCCGAATCCAGTTCCAGGGCGGCGGACCGCACGCCGTCTATCTGCTCGACGGTCTGCGCGCCCAGGACGACTACAACGGCTGGGACATCAACACCCCGGCCTTCGAGTGGTACTACCAGTCCGGGCTGTCGGTCGTCATGCCGGTCGGTGGGCAGTCCAGCTTCTACACCGACTGGTACCAGCCGTCTCGGGGTAACGGCCAGGACTACACGTACAAGTGGGAGACCTTCCTGACCCAGGAACTCCCGGCGTGGCTGGAAGCCAACAAGGGCGTGTCGCAGAACGGCAATGCGGTGGTGGGCATTTCGATGGCGGGCAGCACCGCGCTGACGTACTCGATCTACTACCCGCAAAAGTTCATCTACGCCGCCTCGCTCTCGGGCTTCCTCAACCCCTCCGAGGGGTGGTGGCCGATGCTGATCGGGCTGGCGATGCAGGACGCAGGCGGATACAACGCCGAGAGCATGTGGGGCCCGTCATCGGATCCGGCGTGGAAGCGCAACGACCCGATGATCAACATCAACCAGTTGGTGGCCAACAACACCCGCATCTGGATCTACTGCGGCACCGGTACGCCGTCGGACCTCGATGGCGGTACCGCCGGGCAGAACCTGATGGCAGCGCAGTTCCTGGAGGGGTTCACGCTGCGGACCAACGTCACCTTCAAGGACAGGTACGTCGCCGCGGGTGGCACCAACGGAGTGTTCAACTTCCCGGCTCAGGGCACTCACAGCTGGGGTTACTGGGGTCAGCAGCTCGAGATGATGAAGCCCGACATCCAGCGGGTGCTGGGGGCACAGGCCAGTGCCTAG
- the lon gene encoding endopeptidase La, with protein sequence MAEAKTVPVLFLSGSIVLPGMVLPIELDEAARTAVDAAQASESGELLIAPRLEDRYPSHGVLASIVQIGRMVGGPAAVVRGESRAHIGAGATGPGAALWVEVTEVKEPEATEETVKLAAEYKKLLLAMLQRREAWQIIDFVNQLSDPSALADTAGYASYLTQVQKRQLLETPDVAARLRSLIEWTGDQLAEVEVTEKIAEDVRSGMEKQQKEFLLRQQLAAIRKELGEDDADGSSDDYRARVEAADLPDKVREAALREVGKLERTSEQSPEVGWIRTWLDTVLDLPWNARTEDSTDLTAARQILDADHHGLEDVKDRIVEYLAVRARRARRGLEIVGGRGSGAVMVLAGPPGVGKTSLGESVARALGRKFVRVALGGVRDEAEIRGHRRTYVGALPGRIVRAIGEAGSMNPVVLLDEIDKVGSDFRGDPAAALLEVLDPAQNHTFRDHYLDLDLDLSDVVFLATANVIESIPSALLDRMELVEIDGYTEDDKVAIARDFLLPRQRERAALTEDDVTVTEVALRKVAADYTREPGVRQFERLLAKALRKVTTKLATESGPINIDEPDLVAYLGRPRFLPESAERTAVPGVATGLAVTGLGGDVLYIEAGATDGEPGLQLTGQLGDVMKESAQIALSYVRSHAEQLGVDPKALDRRIHVHVPAGAVPKDGPSAGVTMVTALVSMATGRQVRSDVGMTGEVTLNGRVLPIGGVKQKLLAAQRAGLSTVFIPQRNEADLEPEHGGVPADVLDALEVKLMTDVAEIVAQALQPAEEAATAA encoded by the coding sequence ATGGCTGAAGCCAAGACAGTTCCGGTCTTGTTCCTGAGCGGGTCGATCGTGCTGCCCGGAATGGTCCTGCCCATCGAGCTCGACGAGGCCGCGCGCACGGCAGTCGACGCCGCCCAGGCCAGCGAGTCCGGCGAGCTGCTGATCGCGCCGCGGCTCGAGGACCGGTACCCGTCGCACGGTGTGCTGGCCTCGATCGTGCAGATCGGCCGCATGGTCGGCGGACCCGCCGCGGTGGTTCGTGGTGAGAGCCGTGCCCACATCGGTGCCGGCGCCACGGGACCGGGCGCCGCGCTGTGGGTGGAGGTGACCGAGGTCAAAGAGCCAGAGGCGACCGAGGAGACGGTCAAACTCGCCGCGGAATACAAGAAGCTGCTGCTTGCGATGCTGCAGCGGCGCGAAGCGTGGCAGATCATCGACTTCGTCAACCAGCTCTCCGACCCGTCGGCGCTGGCCGACACCGCGGGCTACGCCTCCTATCTCACGCAGGTCCAGAAGCGTCAACTGCTCGAAACGCCGGACGTCGCCGCGCGGTTACGTTCGCTGATCGAGTGGACGGGTGATCAGTTGGCCGAGGTCGAGGTCACCGAGAAGATCGCCGAGGACGTGCGGTCCGGCATGGAGAAACAGCAGAAGGAATTCCTGCTGCGCCAGCAACTGGCCGCGATCCGCAAGGAACTCGGCGAGGACGACGCCGACGGGTCCTCCGACGACTACCGGGCCCGTGTCGAGGCCGCCGACCTGCCCGACAAGGTCCGCGAAGCCGCGCTGCGTGAGGTCGGCAAGCTGGAACGCACCAGCGAGCAGAGCCCCGAGGTCGGCTGGATCCGCACCTGGTTGGACACCGTGCTGGACCTGCCATGGAACGCGCGCACCGAAGACTCCACCGACCTGACGGCCGCGCGGCAGATCCTCGACGCCGACCACCACGGCCTGGAGGACGTCAAGGACCGCATCGTCGAGTACCTGGCCGTGCGGGCCCGGCGAGCCCGGCGCGGTCTGGAGATCGTGGGTGGCCGCGGTTCGGGTGCGGTGATGGTGCTGGCCGGCCCGCCCGGCGTCGGCAAGACGTCGCTGGGCGAGAGCGTGGCGCGGGCGTTGGGCCGCAAGTTCGTTCGTGTCGCCCTCGGCGGCGTGCGGGATGAGGCCGAGATCCGTGGGCACCGCCGCACCTACGTCGGCGCGCTGCCGGGCCGCATCGTGCGCGCCATCGGCGAGGCGGGTTCGATGAACCCCGTCGTGCTCCTCGACGAGATCGACAAGGTCGGCTCCGACTTCCGCGGCGACCCCGCGGCGGCGCTGCTGGAGGTCCTGGACCCGGCGCAGAACCACACGTTCCGCGACCACTACCTGGACCTGGACCTCGACCTGTCCGATGTCGTGTTCCTGGCGACGGCCAACGTCATCGAGAGCATCCCGTCGGCGCTGCTGGACCGCATGGAACTGGTCGAAATCGACGGCTACACCGAGGACGACAAGGTCGCCATCGCCCGGGACTTCCTGCTGCCGCGGCAGCGGGAGCGCGCGGCGCTGACCGAGGACGATGTGACGGTGACCGAGGTCGCGCTGCGCAAGGTCGCCGCTGACTACACCCGCGAGCCGGGGGTTCGTCAGTTCGAGCGGCTGCTGGCCAAGGCACTGCGCAAGGTGACGACCAAGCTCGCCACAGAGTCGGGTCCGATCAACATCGACGAGCCGGATCTCGTTGCCTACCTGGGTCGTCCACGGTTCCTGCCAGAGTCGGCAGAACGCACGGCTGTGCCGGGTGTGGCCACCGGACTGGCGGTCACCGGCCTCGGCGGCGATGTGCTCTACATCGAGGCCGGCGCGACCGATGGTGAACCGGGGCTGCAGTTGACCGGCCAACTGGGCGACGTGATGAAGGAGTCCGCACAGATCGCACTGTCCTATGTTCGCTCGCACGCCGAGCAGTTGGGCGTCGACCCCAAGGCGCTGGACCGGCGGATCCACGTCCACGTGCCTGCGGGCGCCGTGCCGAAGGACGGTCCGTCGGCGGGTGTGACGATGGTGACCGCGCTGGTCTCGATGGCCACCGGTCGACAGGTGCGGTCGGACGTCGGCATGACCGGCGAGGTCACGCTGAACGGCCGGGTGCTGCCCATCGGCGGTGTCAAGCAGAAACTGCTGGCGGCGCAACGGGCCGGTCTGTCAACGGTTTTCATTCCCCAGCGCAACGAGGCGGATCTGGAACCCGAACATGGCGGGGTGCCAGCCGACGTCCTCGACGCACTGGAGGTCAAACTGATGACCGACGTCGCCGAGATCGTCGCGCAGGCCCTGCAACCCGCAGAGGAGGCGGCCACCGCCGCCTAA
- a CDS encoding TfoX/Sxy family protein encodes MAYDEDLAHRIRELLGGERGVEETPMFGGLAFLINGNMAVAASGKGGLMVRVPPGDTAKLLTRDHVAPMTMAGRETRGWLRVSIDGVKSQRQLRRWIIRGVEYARSLPPKDRGYASRRGRRSM; translated from the coding sequence ATGGCCTATGACGAGGACCTGGCTCACCGCATCCGCGAACTGCTCGGCGGCGAACGAGGTGTCGAGGAGACGCCGATGTTCGGCGGGTTGGCGTTCCTGATCAACGGCAACATGGCTGTGGCGGCTAGCGGGAAGGGTGGCCTGATGGTGCGGGTGCCGCCCGGCGACACCGCGAAGTTGCTGACGCGCGACCACGTCGCACCGATGACCATGGCCGGAAGGGAGACACGCGGGTGGCTGCGGGTTTCCATCGACGGGGTGAAAAGCCAACGGCAACTGCGGCGGTGGATCATCCGCGGGGTCGAGTACGCGAGGAGTTTGCCGCCGAAAGACCGCGGGTACGCCAGCCGACGTGGACGCCGCAGCATGTGA
- a CDS encoding DUF72 domain-containing protein, whose protein sequence is MVIRIGTSGWSYDHWTDVLYPAGTPVAKRLSLYVEEFDTVELNASFYRWPKDAAFAGWRQRLPDGFTMSVKAQRGLTHYRRLREPEPWVERFDRCWNLLADRGEALLVQLHPELERDDARLEHFLKLMPDRIPVAMELRHPSWDDPAVFALLERYKAAYVVMSGARLRCIPRATSELVYIRMHGPDQDSMYAGSYPDDELRCWAGRILSWDREGRRVLVYFNNDLGGHAVRNAQTLKAMLAG, encoded by the coding sequence GTGGTCATCCGGATCGGCACGTCGGGCTGGTCGTACGACCACTGGACGGACGTGCTGTACCCCGCGGGCACGCCGGTGGCGAAGCGGCTTTCACTCTACGTCGAGGAGTTCGACACCGTCGAGCTCAACGCCAGCTTCTACCGCTGGCCCAAAGACGCCGCGTTCGCCGGCTGGCGGCAGCGCTTACCCGACGGTTTCACGATGTCGGTCAAGGCCCAGCGCGGGCTTACGCACTACCGGAGGTTGCGGGAACCAGAACCATGGGTCGAACGGTTCGATCGGTGCTGGAACCTGTTGGCCGACCGCGGCGAGGCCCTGCTCGTGCAGTTGCATCCGGAGTTGGAACGCGACGACGCCCGCCTGGAGCACTTCCTGAAGCTGATGCCGGATCGGATCCCGGTGGCCATGGAGCTGCGGCACCCGTCGTGGGACGATCCTGCCGTATTTGCGCTGCTGGAACGCTACAAAGCGGCGTACGTCGTGATGAGCGGCGCACGGCTGCGGTGCATTCCGCGGGCGACCAGTGAGTTGGTCTACATCCGGATGCACGGCCCCGACCAGGATTCGATGTACGCGGGGTCATACCCCGACGACGAGTTGCGGTGCTGGGCCGGCCGGATCCTGTCGTGGGATCGCGAAGGCAGGCGCGTCCTGGTTTACTTCAACAACGACCTGGGCGGCCACGCCGTGCGCAACGCGCAGACACTCAAGGCGATGCTGGCGGGCTAA